From Humibacter ginsenosidimutans, a single genomic window includes:
- a CDS encoding pyridoxal phosphate-dependent decarboxylase family protein has translation MSRDDRMHAVTDETAVLVDAVLGYARERMLSTDTPLDHPATAADLARRAGRTVTEEGIGAERALEVFGEVLAPACITTDHPDYLAFIPTAPTKAATAFDLVVSATAVYGGSWLEGSGAVHAENEVLTFLAAEFGLPDGAGGVFVQGGTLGNLSALVAARESAVARRRDRGGRAGRAGRSGSAASAEPSSGTFAPSDDSAAPSDGRTGTSVEPAARPDDSPTAADGSIRPAGESIDRSGGFTAAPDGSTGPTAESTALPDHPTASPGRWVVVCNAEAHSSIASAARVMDVDIVTVDPGESGVLTGAAVRPVLEQYGERVFAVVATAGSTNFGIVDDLASIAALKDEFEFWLHIDGAYGLAGMLSPLARPYFSGVERADSLIVDPHKWLFAPFDACALIYRDPEAGRRAHTQHAEYLDTLTEAVEWSPSDYAVQLTRRARGLPLWFSLASHGAGAYRDAITSSIRLARRVADEIESRPTLHLVRHPQLSVVVFERDGWSKEDYAAWSTRLLDAQRAFVTPSSHAGRPAARFALLNPRTTFESLVGILDSME, from the coding sequence ATGAGCCGTGACGACCGGATGCACGCGGTCACCGACGAGACGGCGGTGCTGGTGGATGCCGTGCTCGGCTACGCCCGCGAGCGAATGCTCTCCACCGACACTCCGCTCGATCACCCCGCGACCGCCGCCGACCTCGCGCGGCGTGCCGGGCGCACGGTCACCGAAGAGGGCATCGGCGCCGAGCGTGCGCTCGAGGTGTTCGGCGAGGTGCTGGCGCCCGCGTGCATCACTACGGATCATCCGGACTATCTGGCCTTCATCCCGACCGCGCCGACGAAGGCCGCGACAGCGTTCGACCTCGTGGTGTCGGCCACCGCGGTCTACGGCGGGTCGTGGTTGGAGGGTTCAGGGGCTGTGCACGCGGAGAACGAGGTGCTCACGTTCTTGGCGGCCGAGTTCGGACTGCCCGATGGCGCGGGCGGTGTGTTCGTGCAGGGCGGCACGCTCGGTAATCTCTCCGCGCTCGTGGCCGCGCGAGAGTCTGCGGTCGCGCGACGTCGCGATCGTGGGGGCCGTGCCGGCCGAGCGGGCCGATCGGGTTCGGCAGCGTCCGCCGAGCCGTCAAGCGGCACGTTCGCACCGTCGGACGATTCCGCTGCACCCTCGGACGGCCGTACCGGGACATCGGTCGAGCCTGCCGCTCGGCCGGACGACTCACCCACGGCAGCGGATGGCTCCATCAGACCGGCCGGCGAGTCCATCGATCGGTCCGGCGGCTTCACCGCCGCGCCGGATGGCTCCACGGGGCCTACCGCCGAGTCCACAGCGCTCCCCGACCACCCGACCGCCTCCCCGGGCCGGTGGGTCGTGGTCTGCAACGCGGAGGCGCACTCCTCGATCGCGTCGGCGGCGCGCGTGATGGACGTCGACATCGTCACCGTCGACCCCGGCGAGTCGGGTGTGCTCACCGGGGCGGCCGTGCGACCCGTGCTCGAGCAGTACGGCGAGCGGGTGTTCGCCGTGGTCGCCACGGCCGGCTCGACGAACTTCGGCATCGTCGACGACCTCGCTTCGATCGCCGCGCTCAAAGACGAGTTCGAGTTCTGGCTCCACATCGACGGCGCCTACGGGCTCGCCGGAATGCTCTCGCCGCTCGCGCGGCCGTACTTCTCCGGTGTGGAGCGTGCCGACTCGCTCATCGTCGATCCGCACAAGTGGCTGTTCGCTCCCTTCGACGCGTGTGCGCTCATCTATCGCGATCCCGAGGCGGGACGTCGTGCGCACACGCAGCACGCGGAATACCTCGACACACTCACCGAGGCGGTCGAGTGGAGCCCGTCGGACTACGCGGTGCAGCTCACGCGTCGCGCTCGTGGCCTGCCCCTGTGGTTCTCGCTCGCATCGCACGGCGCTGGTGCCTATCGGGATGCCATCACCTCCTCCATCCGGCTCGCTCGCCGTGTCGCGGACGAGATCGAGTCCCGTCCGACGCTGCACCTGGTGCGCCACCCTCAGCTGTCGGTCGTGGTCTTCGAACGCGACGGCTGGTCGAAGGAAGACTACGCAGCGTGGTCGACACGTCTGTTGGATGCCCAACGCGCGTTCGTCACGCCGAGCTCGCATGCCGGTCGCCCGGCTGCACGTTTCGCGTTGCTCAACCCGCGCACGACCTTCGAGTCGCTGGTGGGCATCCTCGACTCGATGGAGTAG
- a CDS encoding primary-amine oxidase produces MATNDELTDDATAGEPQRGGHDGHGHHEHGHGGHDHGDNRHRGDRDASAQGQTDDGATVAEHPLDPLTGDEIEAARGILVDAGLITDATRVPMLLPDEPTKAELAAWNPGDPIDRRVDVTLLDSATGTVTEAVVSVTRGEVVSSREYDAAHEPFGQPQYLFEEYERAEGIVKASPLWQAAMRRRGLEDRMELAFCSPLAPGFTGRADEVGRRVIRSLTFLRDFPGDSPWAHPVEGLIVHVDLVTNEVIRIEDEGDIPVPAGSGNYDEDAVGPARDSLKPIEITQPEGPSFTVDGSHVEWEGWSLRVGFNAREGLVLNDVSFNGRSVLARASVPEMVVPYGDTAPTRFWISYFDAGEYLLGKNANPLELGCDCLGVIRYFDGYVADDHGHAVKIPNVVCMHEEDYGIFMKHTDLEGNAHVRRSRRLVVSYFATIGNYDYGFYWYLYLDGSIQVEAKATGIVFVGAGHPGSTNPHAPEIAPGVFAPVHQHLFCARLDVAIDGERNRLLEVDAARVPMGEANPFGNAFTWTETPLTSELQAQREADASVARVWEVQSTTRTNHVGKPTAYHLIPQPTALLMADPASSVAARAAFATKHLWGTAYDRDERWPAGRYPNAHAGGAGLPAYTADDRGLDGEDIVVWHTFGLTHIPRPEDWPIMPVDYAGFWFKPYGFSDVNPAMDIPESSQAHSQCSCDDGGGACHCG; encoded by the coding sequence ATGGCGACCAATGACGAGCTGACCGATGACGCGACTGCCGGCGAGCCGCAGCGGGGTGGCCATGACGGCCACGGCCATCACGAGCACGGTCACGGTGGCCACGATCACGGCGACAACAGACACCGCGGCGACCGCGACGCGAGCGCGCAGGGGCAGACGGATGACGGTGCCACCGTGGCGGAGCATCCTCTCGACCCGCTGACGGGCGACGAGATCGAAGCCGCACGAGGCATCCTCGTCGATGCCGGCCTCATCACCGATGCGACCAGGGTGCCGATGCTGCTGCCCGACGAGCCGACGAAGGCCGAGCTCGCCGCGTGGAACCCCGGCGACCCGATCGACCGTCGCGTCGACGTGACGCTGCTCGACTCGGCGACCGGAACCGTGACCGAGGCCGTCGTCTCGGTGACGCGAGGCGAGGTCGTCTCCTCGCGCGAGTACGACGCGGCGCACGAACCCTTCGGTCAGCCGCAGTACCTCTTCGAGGAGTACGAGCGCGCCGAGGGGATCGTGAAGGCGTCGCCGCTGTGGCAGGCCGCCATGCGCCGTCGCGGCCTCGAAGACCGCATGGAGCTCGCGTTCTGCTCGCCGCTGGCGCCCGGGTTCACCGGCCGCGCCGACGAGGTGGGGCGACGCGTGATCCGCTCGCTCACGTTCCTGCGCGACTTCCCGGGCGATTCGCCGTGGGCGCATCCGGTCGAGGGCCTCATCGTGCACGTCGACCTGGTGACGAATGAGGTCATCCGCATCGAAGACGAGGGCGACATCCCGGTGCCCGCCGGCAGCGGCAACTACGACGAGGATGCCGTGGGCCCGGCCCGCGACTCCCTCAAGCCCATCGAGATCACCCAGCCGGAAGGCCCGAGCTTCACGGTCGACGGCTCGCACGTCGAATGGGAGGGCTGGTCGCTGCGCGTGGGCTTCAACGCCCGCGAGGGACTCGTGCTGAACGACGTGTCGTTCAACGGCCGGTCCGTGCTGGCCAGGGCGAGCGTGCCCGAGATGGTGGTGCCCTACGGCGACACCGCGCCGACCCGGTTCTGGATCAGCTACTTCGACGCCGGAGAGTATCTGCTGGGCAAGAACGCGAACCCGCTCGAGCTCGGCTGCGACTGCCTCGGCGTGATCCGCTACTTCGACGGGTACGTCGCCGACGACCACGGACACGCGGTGAAGATCCCGAACGTGGTGTGCATGCACGAAGAGGACTACGGCATCTTCATGAAGCACACCGACCTGGAGGGCAACGCGCACGTGCGCCGCTCCCGCCGGCTCGTGGTGTCGTACTTCGCCACGATCGGCAACTACGACTACGGCTTCTACTGGTACCTCTACCTCGACGGCTCGATCCAGGTGGAGGCGAAGGCGACGGGCATCGTGTTCGTCGGGGCGGGGCATCCCGGATCGACCAACCCGCACGCGCCAGAGATCGCGCCCGGCGTGTTCGCCCCGGTGCACCAGCACCTGTTCTGCGCGCGCCTCGACGTGGCGATCGACGGCGAGCGCAACCGCCTGCTCGAGGTCGACGCCGCACGCGTGCCGATGGGCGAGGCGAACCCGTTCGGCAACGCGTTCACCTGGACCGAGACCCCGCTGACCAGCGAGCTGCAGGCGCAGCGGGAGGCGGATGCCTCGGTCGCCCGCGTCTGGGAGGTGCAGTCCACGACGCGCACCAATCACGTCGGCAAGCCGACCGCCTACCACCTGATTCCGCAGCCGACGGCGCTGCTGATGGCGGATCCCGCGTCGTCGGTCGCGGCCAGGGCCGCGTTCGCGACGAAGCACCTGTGGGGCACCGCGTACGACAGGGACGAGCGCTGGCCCGCCGGTCGCTACCCGAACGCGCACGCAGGCGGCGCTGGTCTTCCGGCGTACACGGCAGACGACCGCGGCCTCGACGGCGAAGACATCGTGGTGTGGCACACGTTCGGGCTCACGCACATTCCGCGTCCGGAGGACTGGCCGATCATGCCCGTCGACTACGCGGGATTCTGGTTCAAGCCGTACGGCTTCAGCGACGTGAACCCCGCCATGGACATCCCGGAATCGTCGCAGGCGCACTCCCAGTGCTCGTGCGACGACGGCGGAGGGGCGTGCCACTGCGGGTGA
- a CDS encoding alpha/beta hydrolase, with product MSTPIAVGHPQHTPVPFDPQVQAVLDAMPQMPPMTRETLRGGPEFAFPGHDAIIGARAIDWEDRVIPGPAGAPDLEVTIYRPRGHEGEVLPAVYNIHGGGMIVGHRNWEAGRVIDIVDELGVVGVNVEYRLAPENPYPAGVEDCYAGFVWLAENAAELGVDPERIVVMGGSAGGGFSAAVALIARDRKGPSMAGQLLLCPMLDNTNSTVASLQYDGIGTWQRDANLLAWSCVLGEAAYSEDAPAYAAPSRATDLANLPPAFIEVGASEMFRDEDVDYATRIWATGGQAELHVWAGGSHGFDMYVPESELTKAALAARFSWLRRVLGV from the coding sequence ATGAGCACCCCCATCGCCGTCGGCCACCCGCAGCACACGCCCGTTCCGTTCGACCCGCAGGTGCAGGCGGTGCTCGACGCCATGCCGCAGATGCCTCCGATGACCCGCGAGACGCTGCGCGGCGGCCCCGAGTTCGCCTTCCCCGGCCACGACGCCATCATCGGCGCCCGCGCGATCGACTGGGAAGACCGTGTCATCCCCGGCCCGGCCGGCGCACCCGATCTCGAGGTGACGATCTACCGTCCGCGCGGCCACGAGGGCGAAGTGCTGCCGGCGGTGTACAACATCCACGGCGGCGGCATGATCGTCGGCCACCGCAACTGGGAGGCCGGCCGCGTCATCGACATCGTCGACGAGCTCGGCGTGGTGGGCGTGAACGTGGAGTACCGCCTCGCCCCCGAGAACCCCTACCCTGCAGGCGTCGAGGACTGCTACGCCGGATTCGTGTGGCTGGCCGAGAACGCCGCAGAGCTCGGAGTCGACCCCGAGCGCATCGTCGTGATGGGCGGCAGCGCGGGCGGCGGCTTCTCCGCGGCGGTCGCGCTCATCGCCCGGGACCGCAAGGGCCCGTCGATGGCCGGACAGCTGCTGCTGTGCCCCATGCTCGACAACACCAACAGCACCGTCGCCAGCCTGCAGTACGACGGCATCGGCACCTGGCAGCGCGACGCGAACCTGCTCGCCTGGTCGTGCGTGCTCGGCGAGGCCGCGTACAGCGAGGATGCCCCCGCCTACGCCGCACCGTCGCGCGCGACCGACCTGGCGAACCTTCCGCCCGCGTTCATCGAGGTGGGCGCATCGGAGATGTTCCGCGACGAAGACGTGGACTACGCCACCCGCATCTGGGCGACCGGCGGCCAGGCGGAGCTGCACGTGTGGGCCGGCGGATCGCACGGCTTCGACATGTACGTGCCCGAGAGCGAGCTCACCAAAGCAGCGCTGGCCGCGCGCTTCTCGTGGCTGCGCCGCGTGCTGGGAGTATGA
- a CDS encoding multidrug effflux MFS transporter gives MSPLRAMFVLGLLEAFGPLSMDLYSPQLPHLAASLGTSDALAQATMSACMIGLGVGQLIAGPLSDRFGRRRPLIVGVACFAVLSLASALAPTVLLLLVARALQGVAGSAGIVISLAVARDMFSGVELSRMLSLLGLVSGAAPIVAPLIGGQLALFMDWRGVFGVLAGLGVLLVALAFFALPETLGADARHVGGLRELGTNIGSVVRDRLFVSVLLGGALGGIAFFAYLSMSSFVFEDQFGFTAQLYSVVFALNSIANIGGGQLSRLIVRRAGPLRMYLTGVTATLLAASAFLVGTLAGMGVAGVIAALAVFLFATGLGGPNGSTLALTRHGARAGTAAAFLGSGMFLLGPVVTPLVAMLGTSAATMAITMTVTSALGALIGWLGVRPAARALLQRARPLPQNERPAAGTADMHELLGD, from the coding sequence ATGAGCCCCCTGCGGGCCATGTTCGTGCTCGGACTTCTCGAGGCGTTCGGTCCGCTCTCGATGGACCTCTACTCGCCGCAGCTGCCGCACCTCGCGGCGAGCCTCGGAACGTCCGATGCACTGGCGCAGGCCACGATGTCTGCGTGCATGATCGGTCTCGGCGTCGGCCAGCTCATCGCCGGCCCGCTGAGCGACCGGTTCGGCAGGCGACGTCCGCTCATCGTGGGCGTCGCCTGCTTCGCGGTGCTCTCCCTGGCCTCCGCGCTGGCGCCGACGGTGCTCCTGCTGCTCGTCGCGCGAGCACTGCAGGGCGTCGCGGGTTCGGCGGGCATCGTCATCTCGCTCGCCGTGGCCCGCGACATGTTCAGCGGGGTCGAGCTCTCCCGCATGCTGTCGCTGCTGGGACTCGTCTCCGGCGCAGCCCCCATCGTCGCTCCCCTGATCGGCGGCCAGCTCGCCCTCTTCATGGACTGGCGCGGCGTGTTCGGCGTGCTCGCCGGGCTCGGTGTGCTGCTCGTCGCGCTGGCGTTCTTCGCGCTGCCGGAGACGCTGGGAGCGGATGCCCGCCACGTCGGCGGCCTGCGCGAGCTCGGCACCAACATCGGTTCGGTCGTGCGCGACCGGCTCTTCGTCTCCGTTCTGCTCGGGGGCGCGCTCGGCGGCATCGCCTTCTTCGCGTACCTGTCGATGTCGAGCTTCGTGTTCGAGGACCAGTTCGGCTTCACCGCGCAGCTTTACAGCGTGGTGTTCGCGCTCAACTCCATCGCGAACATCGGCGGCGGACAGCTCAGCAGGCTCATCGTGCGCCGGGCCGGACCACTGCGCATGTATCTGACGGGCGTCACCGCCACGCTGCTCGCCGCGTCGGCGTTCCTCGTCGGAACTCTCGCCGGCATGGGCGTCGCCGGGGTGATCGCGGCACTGGCGGTGTTCCTCTTCGCCACCGGCCTCGGCGGGCCCAACGGCTCCACCCTCGCACTCACCAGGCACGGCGCCCGCGCCGGAACGGCGGCCGCGTTCCTCGGCTCCGGCATGTTCCTGCTCGGGCCCGTCGTCACCCCGCTCGTGGCGATGCTGGGCACGAGCGCTGCCACCATGGCGATCACCATGACGGTGACGAGCGCGCTCGGCGCACTGATCGGCTGGCTCGGAGTGCGTCCTGCAGCCAGGGCCTTGCTCCAGCGTGCACGCCCTCTGCCACAGAATGAACGGCCTGCCGCCGGCACGGCCGACATGCATGAACTCTTGGGAGACTGA
- a CDS encoding DUF222 domain-containing protein, producing MVPHTLRLEQSVTRLIETLQPACVPDASLSAAMSALDDAQLERLLTDAARIRSEAERLSAMAAGEIAKRSERALGHSGLAQRKGHRGAAEFVRSLTGMGRGEAARQVKLGAFLGEAEAASSELSVAASGEPGIADGGKMVAAGEMVGAGETGDAQHCPPPAVTWESALSAATSEGAVSPAHALVVMRIVGELSDRCGSAERLSATRELIALAQRADVDEFTRLARIIRDRVDPSGVEARYLRRYENRSFHTWTSRDDGAVKFAGTCDDVSGVFLSQLLDLALSPRRSGPRFVSQQDRDWAQKLTDDPRTNEQLAFDTLIDVLRAGAACDESTVFCTERPGVRLITTVDPKGMPAATGQLEGSDAAVPSVVIEATLCEAGSVPISCDAFGRALNLGRTQRTFTPAQRVVLRTRDGGCLWLGCDKPAWQAEAHHIEPWSEGGKTDVADGVLLCRFHHLSLHNNRGRIMRTGCEYYLIPPPGSDHDGMPIRLESKSPGWPTRRPVPTTALAPDPAPVSASAPTRVSVSAPAPVLVSVSTPKPECSRVADGAGRSSHCRSRYTTVREPSIRTRQRGRTLPAPRLRT from the coding sequence ATGGTTCCGCACACTCTCCGGCTCGAGCAATCGGTGACTCGTCTCATCGAGACCCTCCAGCCTGCGTGCGTTCCTGATGCCTCCCTTTCCGCCGCCATGAGTGCACTCGATGACGCACAGCTCGAGAGGCTGCTCACCGATGCGGCCCGCATCCGCTCAGAGGCGGAGCGGCTTTCGGCAATGGCAGCGGGCGAGATCGCGAAGAGGTCGGAGCGCGCCCTGGGACACTCGGGCCTTGCACAGCGCAAAGGCCACCGCGGTGCGGCGGAATTCGTGCGTTCGTTGACGGGGATGGGGCGGGGCGAAGCGGCGCGGCAGGTCAAGCTGGGCGCGTTTCTCGGCGAAGCGGAGGCGGCATCCTCCGAGCTCTCCGTCGCAGCGAGTGGCGAACCCGGGATCGCTGACGGTGGCAAGATGGTCGCTGCAGGCGAGATGGTCGGTGCAGGCGAGACGGGCGACGCACAGCATTGCCCTCCGCCAGCGGTGACCTGGGAATCAGCTCTTTCGGCGGCCACCTCGGAGGGCGCGGTCTCCCCCGCTCACGCGCTCGTCGTGATGCGGATCGTTGGCGAACTCTCCGACCGGTGCGGATCCGCGGAGAGGCTGTCGGCGACCCGCGAGCTCATCGCGCTCGCCCAGCGCGCGGATGTCGACGAATTCACGAGGCTCGCGCGCATCATCCGTGATCGCGTCGATCCCTCCGGGGTCGAGGCACGCTATCTGCGGCGCTACGAGAATCGCTCCTTCCACACCTGGACCAGCCGCGATGACGGCGCCGTCAAGTTCGCCGGCACCTGTGACGACGTGTCAGGAGTGTTCCTGTCCCAGCTTCTCGACCTGGCGCTGAGCCCTCGCCGCAGCGGGCCGAGGTTCGTGTCGCAGCAAGACAGGGACTGGGCTCAGAAACTCACCGATGACCCGCGCACCAACGAACAGCTCGCGTTCGACACCCTCATCGACGTGCTCCGCGCAGGCGCCGCCTGCGACGAGTCGACCGTGTTCTGCACCGAACGGCCGGGAGTCAGACTCATCACGACGGTGGATCCGAAGGGCATGCCCGCTGCCACCGGTCAGCTCGAAGGCTCCGATGCCGCGGTGCCTTCCGTCGTGATCGAAGCGACGCTCTGTGAAGCCGGTTCTGTACCCATCTCCTGCGACGCCTTCGGCAGAGCTCTCAACCTCGGGCGCACGCAGCGCACCTTCACGCCGGCGCAACGCGTCGTGCTTCGCACCCGCGACGGTGGATGCCTCTGGCTCGGCTGCGACAAGCCTGCGTGGCAGGCCGAGGCGCACCATATCGAGCCCTGGTCCGAAGGTGGCAAGACAGACGTCGCCGACGGCGTGCTGCTGTGCCGTTTCCACCACCTGAGCCTGCACAACAACCGCGGGCGGATCATGCGAACCGGATGCGAGTATTACCTGATTCCCCCTCCCGGCTCGGACCACGACGGCATGCCGATCCGACTCGAGAGCAAGTCCCCGGGGTGGCCGACGCGAAGGCCAGTGCCGACGACTGCACTTGCGCCTGACCCGGCACCCGTGTCAGCGTCCGCGCCCACACGCGTGTCGGTGTCCGCACCTGCACCTGTGCTCGTGTCCGTGTCAACGCCCAAGCCCGAGTGTTCTCGCGTCGCCGACGGTGCGGGGCGCAGTTCGCACTGCCGAAGCCGGTACACCACAGTTCGTGAGCCTTCGATCCGGACACGACAGCGCGGACGGACGTTGCCGGCCCCGAGACTGCGAACGTAA
- a CDS encoding TetR/AcrR family transcriptional regulator, with translation MPKAIDHDQRRREIIDVTWRLIVKGGLEAATMREIAAEAGFANGALKHYFPGKDDIITGAYQLSMDRVISRLTSAAQGLEGIDALRAIVRGTLPLDQESRESARVLLAFWERGLSSQAIKDSYEEHLASWRRDLTALIGVCRRQGAITSETPDETIADELILFNIGATVLSAIGPSYARPEMLERMIDDQFAKMGVPAELAAVGSAQHAS, from the coding sequence ATGCCCAAGGCGATCGACCACGATCAGCGGCGCCGGGAGATCATCGACGTCACGTGGCGGCTGATCGTCAAGGGCGGTCTCGAGGCCGCGACGATGCGTGAGATCGCCGCCGAGGCCGGTTTCGCCAACGGCGCGCTGAAGCACTACTTCCCCGGCAAAGACGACATCATCACCGGGGCCTACCAGCTGTCGATGGACCGCGTGATCTCCCGCCTCACGTCGGCAGCCCAAGGACTCGAGGGCATCGACGCGCTGCGCGCCATCGTGCGCGGAACGCTGCCGCTCGACCAGGAGTCGCGCGAGTCGGCGCGCGTGCTGCTCGCGTTCTGGGAGCGCGGTCTGTCGTCGCAGGCCATCAAGGATTCCTACGAAGAGCACCTCGCGAGCTGGCGTCGCGACCTGACGGCGCTGATCGGCGTCTGCCGCCGTCAGGGCGCGATCACCTCGGAGACTCCCGACGAGACGATCGCCGACGAGCTCATCCTCTTCAACATCGGCGCCACGGTGCTGAGCGCCATCGGCCCGTCGTACGCGCGGCCGGAGATGCTCGAACGGATGATCGACGACCAGTTCGCCAAGATGGGCGTGCCGGCCGAGCTCGCGGCCGTCGGATCAGCCCAGCACGCGTCGTAG